A region of Methanocorpusculum labreanum Z DNA encodes the following proteins:
- a CDS encoding asparagine synthase C-terminal domain-containing protein yields the protein MQLTGWMEENGRLLDRAEIEIFSVSRLSACGGEFLLETDDCFIRDKYHIMPGNPKGKPVITAEPIVSGMSLDEAIQTAVSLRASDDAVTTLSGGVDSSLVAALAGLPCIAVGLSGSHDLIAAQQTAEILDLPITVKEIGIDDIRAALDDVLEIIPRVTPLDVEIGITGYFIAALAKETGAKRILTGQAADELFGGYARYGRSSDLRADLEADFAGLVQQRERDAAVASHFGVWYSLPFMDERVVRASRTFSPEELVKGDLRKIAIRSVAAKHLPEEIAWRPKKAMQYGSGISSALAKIAKSEGCKGCRELIQKLVPDKL from the coding sequence ATGCAGCTTACCGGCTGGATGGAAGAGAACGGCCGGCTGCTCGACCGTGCCGAGATCGAAATCTTTTCTGTATCCAGACTCTCGGCATGCGGCGGCGAGTTTCTTCTGGAGACGGATGATTGCTTCATCCGCGACAAATACCACATCATGCCCGGGAACCCAAAAGGGAAGCCGGTCATCACCGCCGAACCAATAGTTTCCGGCATGTCCCTCGATGAAGCGATCCAAACGGCCGTTTCGCTCCGGGCATCCGATGACGCCGTGACCACGCTTTCAGGCGGCGTGGACTCATCCCTCGTCGCTGCCCTTGCCGGACTCCCCTGCATCGCGGTAGGGCTTTCCGGTTCGCATGATCTTATCGCCGCACAACAGACTGCCGAGATCCTCGACCTCCCGATCACCGTAAAAGAGATTGGTATCGACGATATTCGGGCGGCACTCGACGACGTTCTTGAAATCATCCCGCGGGTCACACCGCTCGACGTCGAGATCGGGATCACCGGATACTTCATCGCCGCTCTCGCAAAAGAGACCGGGGCAAAAAGGATACTTACCGGTCAGGCAGCCGATGAACTCTTCGGCGGATACGCACGATACGGCAGATCCTCCGATCTTCGTGCCGATCTTGAAGCCGACTTTGCCGGCCTTGTCCAGCAAAGGGAAAGGGACGCGGCGGTTGCCTCGCATTTCGGCGTCTGGTATTCCCTGCCCTTTATGGACGAGCGGGTCGTTCGTGCATCCCGGACGTTCAGCCCCGAAGAACTGGTAAAGGGCGACCTTCGAAAGATCGCCATTCGAAGTGTTGCCGCCAAACATCTCCCGGAAGAGATCGCCTGGAGACCAAAAAAAGCCATGCAGTATGGAAGCGGCATCTCCTCGGCGTTAGCAAAAATCGCAAAATCGGAAGGATGCAAAGGATGCCGGGAACTGATTCAAAAACTCGTCCCGGATAAGCTATAA
- a CDS encoding OadG family protein: protein MTDISGFELTGLAGIIGFILICLILVIVFTKLEQRFAKKPASNKQPAPEVPRKENESAPSEEGQPVFIVGQVYQMEDGSLAEYAADGTFRKIKEK from the coding sequence ATGACTGATATATCCGGATTTGAACTGACCGGCCTCGCAGGTATAATCGGCTTCATCCTTATCTGTCTCATCCTCGTCATCGTGTTTACAAAACTGGAACAGAGATTCGCCAAAAAACCTGCTTCTAACAAGCAGCCCGCTCCTGAGGTGCCACGAAAGGAAAACGAATCCGCTCCCTCCGAGGAGGGACAGCCCGTATTCATCGTCGGCCAGGTGTATCAGATGGAGGACGGATCCCTCGCAGAGTATGCCGCTGACGGGACGTTTCGCAAAATAAAAGAGAAGTGA